In bacterium, the following are encoded in one genomic region:
- a CDS encoding aspartate kinase, with translation MALIVQKYGGTSVANPERIKRVAERIVRTRKDGHQVVVVVSAMGDTTDDLIDLARKISPQPDEREMDMLVATGEQASSALMAIALHTLGEPAISLTGAQVEILTDEVHSKARIIKIGADRIRKELEAGKIVIVAGFQGITREQDITTLGRGGSDTTAVALAAVLSASSCEIYTDVDGVFTADPRIVPEARKLSRISYEEMLEMASLGAKVLHARSVEFAKKYGVIIHVRSSFTDQEGTIVTEEDKDMEDVLITGVTHDENQAKVTIVDVPDQPGMAAKIFSTLAAANINVDMITQSSSATGTNDISFTIEENSLDKVRPLVEQLAKDLTAWGVTSDRNIAKISVVGIGMRSHAGVAAKVFEALGSEGINIQMISTSEIKISFIIERNRVAQAVKAIHQAFELGKK, from the coding sequence ATGGCTCTTATTGTTCAGAAATACGGCGGCACATCGGTGGCTAATCCGGAACGAATAAAGCGGGTGGCTGAGCGGATTGTTAGAACCAGGAAGGATGGTCACCAGGTAGTAGTGGTTGTCTCCGCCATGGGGGATACCACCGACGATCTGATTGATCTGGCCCGAAAGATATCTCCTCAACCCGATGAGAGAGAAATGGATATGCTGGTGGCCACGGGGGAGCAGGCTTCCTCCGCCCTGATGGCTATTGCCCTTCATACGCTGGGTGAACCGGCTATTTCCCTTACTGGCGCCCAGGTAGAAATCCTGACCGATGAGGTTCACTCTAAAGCCAGAATTATTAAAATCGGCGCAGACCGAATTAGAAAGGAGCTTGAAGCCGGTAAAATTGTGATTGTAGCCGGATTTCAGGGAATAACCCGAGAACAGGATATTACTACCCTGGGGAGGGGGGGGTCGGATACTACCGCGGTAGCTCTGGCGGCCGTCCTCTCTGCTTCTTCCTGTGAAATTTACACCGATGTGGATGGGGTCTTCACGGCTGATCCAAGGATTGTCCCTGAGGCCAGGAAACTTTCCCGTATCTCCTATGAGGAGATGTTGGAGATGGCCTCTTTAGGGGCCAAGGTTCTCCATGCCAGGTCGGTTGAATTTGCCAAGAAATACGGGGTTATTATCCATGTTCGTTCCAGTTTTACGGATCAAGAAGGAACCATTGTTACTGAGGAGGATAAAGATATGGAAGATGTCCTTATCACGGGAGTAACCCATGATGAGAATCAAGCTAAGGTAACGATTGTTGATGTTCCTGATCAACCTGGTATGGCGGCTAAGATCTTTTCGACTTTGGCCGCGGCTAATATCAATGTGGATATGATCACCCAGAGTTCCAGTGCTACGGGGACGAATGATATCTCGTTTACTATCGAAGAAAACAGCCTGGATAAGGTTCGGCCTTTGGTGGAACAACTGGCTAAAGATCTGACGGCCTGGGGGGTAACCTCTGATCGCAATATAGCCAAGATTTCCGTGGTGGGAATTGGTATGCGCTCCCATGCCGGTGTGGCCGCCAAAGTGTTTGAAGCCTTAGGATCTGAAGGGATTAATATTCAGATGATTTCTACTTCGGAGATAAAGATTTCATTCATCATTGAGCGAAACCGGGTTGCTCAGGCAGTTAAAGCTATTCACCAGGCATTTGAGCTGGGGAAAAAATAG
- a CDS encoding 2-isopropylmalate synthase, with the protein MERIYIFDTTLRDGEQTPGAALNTEEKLTIARQLAKLGVDIIEAGFPISSLGDFEAVKLIAQEVKGPIICALSRARPEDIDRAAEALKPAEHPRIHTFISTSDIHLKYQFRKTREEVLEIVGKMVARAKGYVKDVEYSPMDATRSDPEYLYKVLETAIEAGATTVNIPDTVGYTTPAEFGDLIRGIKQRVKNIDQAVISVHCHNDLGMATANSLSAVMAGARQIECAVNGLGERAGNTALEEVVLSLATRADNFKAETGIKLDEIYHTSRMVSSLTGIVVQPNKAIVGANAFAHESGIHQDGVLKERSTYEIMRPETIGLSKSRLVLGKLSGRHALGQRLQELGYQLSKEELDAAFVQFKELADKKKEVFDEDLIALVEDEVFSIPETFSLEDVYTVSGSRQIIPEATVKLRRGDEVFEEKIWGNGPVDAIYMAIDKITGVSCELLDYSVRAVTEKKDALGEAMVKVKHGEEIIIGRGASTDVIEASAKAYLAAVNRLIYKKRKED; encoded by the coding sequence ATGGAACGGATATATATCTTTGATACTACCCTTAGAGATGGGGAACAAACACCAGGGGCGGCTCTGAATACGGAGGAAAAGCTAACTATTGCCAGACAGTTAGCCAAGTTAGGGGTAGACATCATCGAAGCCGGATTTCCCATTTCTTCCCTGGGTGACTTTGAGGCGGTGAAACTGATCGCCCAGGAAGTAAAAGGCCCTATTATTTGCGCCCTATCCAGGGCCAGGCCTGAAGATATCGACCGGGCAGCCGAGGCCCTTAAACCAGCCGAACATCCCCGGATACATACCTTCATTTCCACCTCTGATATCCACCTTAAATATCAATTCCGAAAGACCAGGGAGGAAGTCTTAGAGATAGTGGGTAAAATGGTAGCCCGGGCTAAGGGCTATGTCAAAGATGTCGAATATTCTCCTATGGATGCCACCCGGTCTGATCCTGAATATCTCTACAAGGTCCTGGAGACAGCCATTGAAGCCGGGGCAACTACCGTCAATATCCCTGATACGGTAGGATATACTACGCCGGCTGAGTTTGGTGATTTAATCAGGGGGATTAAACAGAGGGTGAAAAATATCGACCAGGCAGTCATTAGTGTTCATTGTCATAATGATCTGGGCATGGCCACGGCCAATTCTCTAAGTGCGGTAATGGCTGGAGCCAGACAGATAGAATGTGCGGTCAACGGCCTGGGTGAACGGGCAGGAAATACTGCCCTGGAGGAGGTAGTGCTTAGCCTGGCTACCCGGGCGGACAATTTTAAGGCTGAAACAGGGATTAAACTGGATGAAATCTATCACACCTCCCGAATGGTCTCTTCTCTAACCGGAATAGTGGTGCAGCCCAATAAGGCTATTGTGGGGGCTAACGCCTTTGCCCATGAATCAGGCATCCACCAGGATGGAGTCCTTAAGGAGCGAAGCACTTATGAGATTATGCGGCCTGAGACGATCGGTCTTTCCAAAAGCCGGCTTGTTCTGGGAAAACTTTCCGGGCGGCATGCCCTGGGGCAACGTCTTCAAGAGTTAGGTTATCAGCTTTCTAAGGAAGAACTGGATGCGGCCTTTGTTCAATTTAAGGAATTGGCTGACAAGAAAAAAGAGGTCTTTGATGAAGACCTCATTGCCCTGGTGGAAGATGAGGTCTTTAGCATTCCTGAGACCTTTTCTCTGGAGGATGTTTATACGGTAAGCGGCAGCAGGCAGATCATCCCTGAAGCCACGGTCAAACTCAGGCGCGGGGATGAGGTCTTTGAGGAAAAAATTTGGGGTAATGGCCCGGTTGACGCTATCTATATGGCCATAGACAAGATTACCGGCGTGTCCTGCGAGCTGTTGGATTATTCTGTTAGGGCAGTCACTGAAAAAAAAGATGCCCTGGGTGAGGCGATGGTAAAGGTTAAACATGGCGAGGAGATAATCATCGGCCGGGGAGCCAGCACTGATGTGATTGAGGCTAGTGCCAAGGCCTATCTGGCGGCGGTCAATCGGTTGATTTACAAGAAGAGGAAAGAAGACTAA
- the leuC gene encoding 3-isopropylmalate dehydratase large subunit, translated as MGKTIAEKILGAHLNREVSPGELIECPVDIALGNDITAPLAITEFEKVGAKRVFDPERVILVPDHFAPNKDIKSAEQCKILREFAKRQDLKYYFEVGRMGIEHALLPEQGLVLPGDVIIGADSHTCTYGALGAFAAGVGSTDLAAAMATGELWFKVPESIRFIYYGQTGKWVGGKDLILYTIGQIGVDGALYQAMEFTGEAISSLPMSDRLTMCNMAIEAGGKAGIIEPDEITLSYVRNRAKREWKVYHSDSDAVYAKVYEFNAANIEPQVAFPHLPSNTKPISEVGHIEIDQAVIGSCTNGRLDDLREAAQVLKGHKAHPDVRLIVIPATQHIYQQALKEGLIEIFLAAEAVVSTPTCGPCLGGYMGVLAEGERAIATTNRNFAGRMGHPRSEIYLSNPAVTAASAILGRIAGPAEMADG; from the coding sequence GTGGGAAAAACGATAGCCGAAAAGATATTAGGCGCACACCTGAATAGGGAAGTAAGTCCGGGAGAGCTAATTGAATGCCCGGTGGATATTGCCCTGGGAAACGACATTACCGCCCCTTTAGCCATTACTGAATTTGAAAAAGTCGGCGCTAAACGTGTCTTTGATCCGGAAAGGGTCATTCTTGTTCCGGATCACTTTGCCCCCAATAAGGACATTAAATCAGCCGAGCAATGCAAGATTCTGCGAGAGTTTGCTAAGCGTCAAGATTTGAAATATTACTTCGAAGTGGGCCGGATGGGAATCGAGCACGCCCTCTTACCGGAGCAAGGGCTGGTTTTGCCGGGTGATGTGATTATTGGAGCTGACTCGCACACCTGCACTTATGGCGCCCTGGGGGCCTTTGCTGCCGGCGTGGGAAGCACTGATCTGGCGGCGGCTATGGCTACGGGCGAACTTTGGTTCAAGGTGCCTGAGTCTATCCGGTTTATCTATTACGGTCAGACCGGTAAATGGGTAGGCGGCAAAGACCTTATCCTTTACACCATTGGGCAGATCGGGGTAGATGGGGCGCTCTACCAGGCCATGGAATTTACGGGTGAGGCCATATCATCTCTCCCCATGTCTGACAGGTTGACTATGTGCAATATGGCTATTGAGGCCGGAGGTAAGGCCGGAATCATTGAGCCGGATGAGATAACCCTGAGTTACGTTCGTAACCGGGCTAAAAGGGAGTGGAAGGTTTATCACAGCGATTCGGATGCTGTTTATGCGAAGGTCTACGAGTTTAATGCGGCCAACATAGAGCCTCAGGTCGCCTTTCCTCATCTTCCCTCTAATACGAAGCCGATAAGTGAGGTAGGACATATTGAGATTGACCAGGCGGTGATTGGCTCTTGCACCAACGGCAGGCTGGATGATTTGAGGGAAGCGGCCCAGGTTCTTAAGGGACATAAGGCCCATCCTGATGTCCGCTTGATTGTTATCCCGGCTACCCAGCATATTTATCAACAAGCCTTAAAGGAAGGGCTAATAGAAATCTTTTTAGCGGCTGAGGCAGTAGTGAGCACGCCCACTTGTGGTCCCTGTCTGGGAGGATATATGGGGGTCTTAGCTGAAGGTGAGCGGGCGATAGCCACGACTAATCGAAATTTCGCCGGTCGTATGGGCCATCCCAGGAGTGAAATCTACCTGTCTAATCCGGCCGTTACGGCGGCTTCCGCTATCCTCGGCCGAATCGCCGGACCAGCCGAGATGGCGGATGGCTAA
- a CDS encoding 3-isopropylmalate dehydratase small subunit — protein sequence MKIKGQVYKFGDDVNTDDIIPARFLNTSDPEELAGHCMEGIDPTFRQRAGSGGIIVAGKNFGCGSSREHAPLAIKTFGISAVAAVSFARIFYRNSLNIGLPIIECPDTPQITEGNKVEIDFEKGLIKDMTTNKTYLTQPWPEFMQRLIEVGGLMNYVRDRLR from the coding sequence ATGAAGATTAAAGGACAGGTTTATAAATTCGGCGATGATGTCAATACCGATGACATTATCCCGGCCAGATTTCTGAATACCTCTGATCCTGAGGAGTTGGCCGGCCATTGTATGGAGGGGATAGACCCTACCTTTAGGCAAAGAGCCGGATCAGGAGGGATTATTGTGGCTGGTAAAAACTTTGGCTGTGGGTCCTCTCGGGAGCACGCCCCCCTGGCCATCAAGACCTTCGGTATTTCAGCGGTAGCAGCCGTTTCTTTTGCCCGCATCTTTTATCGAAATAGCCTCAATATTGGCCTGCCTATCATAGAATGTCCGGATACCCCTCAGATTACGGAGGGAAATAAGGTGGAAATCGACTTTGAAAAGGGACTCATAAAGGATATGACTACCAACAAGACATATCTCACCCAACCCTGGCCGGAATTTATGCAGCGATTGATTGAGGTTGGTGGGTTGATGAATTATGTCAGAGATAGATTGAGATGA
- a CDS encoding 3-isopropylmalate dehydrogenase: MKGRKHKLYNIAVLPGDGVGPEVIREGLKVLEAAAKAYDIRYDLIHYDLGGERYLATGEVLPDSVLEELKKVDAIYLGAVGHPKVKPGILEKELLLRLRFELDQYINLRPVKLYPGVETPLKDKGPEHIDFIVVRENTECLYSGAGGFLRKGSPYEVAIQEMIYTRQGTERCIRYAFELTRKRGKKHTLTLCDKSNVLTYGHDLWQRVFAEVGEEYPDIKRDHAYIDACCMWMVKNPEWFDVIVTCNMFGDIITDLGAIVQGGMGIAAGGNINPEGVSMFEPIHGSAPKYTDKNEINPLATISAGQMMLEHLGEDKAADLIEQAIIRLLSEGCIKDMAAGKMGLSTSEVGDLLVRFIEGKYSGR, from the coding sequence ATGAAGGGGAGGAAACATAAATTGTATAACATAGCTGTTCTGCCCGGTGACGGGGTCGGGCCTGAGGTGATCAGAGAAGGCCTGAAGGTCCTGGAAGCAGCCGCTAAGGCGTATGACATAAGATATGATTTGATCCATTATGACCTGGGGGGAGAAAGATATCTGGCTACGGGTGAAGTTTTACCTGATTCAGTGTTGGAGGAACTAAAGAAAGTGGATGCTATCTATTTGGGAGCCGTGGGGCATCCGAAAGTCAAACCAGGCATCCTGGAAAAAGAATTACTGCTCCGGCTCAGGTTTGAGCTGGATCAGTATATTAACCTCAGACCAGTCAAACTTTATCCAGGGGTAGAGACACCGCTTAAGGATAAAGGGCCGGAGCACATAGACTTCATTGTGGTCAGAGAGAATACGGAGTGTCTTTACTCTGGGGCGGGCGGTTTCCTCAGAAAGGGTTCTCCTTATGAAGTAGCCATTCAGGAAATGATTTACACCAGACAGGGCACAGAGCGGTGTATTAGATATGCCTTTGAATTGACTCGGAAGAGAGGGAAGAAGCATACCCTTACTTTATGCGATAAATCAAATGTCCTCACCTATGGGCACGACCTCTGGCAGCGGGTCTTTGCTGAAGTAGGGGAAGAATATCCGGATATAAAGAGAGATCATGCTTACATTGATGCCTGCTGTATGTGGATGGTCAAGAATCCGGAGTGGTTTGATGTTATTGTCACCTGCAATATGTTTGGTGATATTATCACTGATCTGGGGGCCATTGTCCAGGGAGGCATGGGTATTGCCGCCGGAGGGAATATAAATCCTGAAGGGGTTTCTATGTTTGAACCTATCCATGGTTCTGCCCCTAAATATACGGACAAGAATGAAATTAATCCCCTGGCCACCATTAGCGCCGGCCAGATGATGTTGGAGCATCTGGGCGAAGATAAGGCCGCTGACTTGATTGAACAGGCTATCATAAGGTTATTATCCGAAGGCTGTATAAAAGATATGGCCGCTGGTAAGATGGGACTCTCCACCTCGGAAGTAGGCGATCTGCTGGTTAGATTTATTGAGGGGAAATACTCAGGCAGATAG
- a CDS encoding metallophosphoesterase, whose product MLPQLKVLHTADLHLDYLFESFPPEKRTERRAELLTTFSQIVDIALAEEVAAVFISGDLFHTETPSRETIAAVTADLARLAQKRINCLIIPGNHDPLRPGSIYHWAAFPDNTYVFKSEEFEAYTQIADLVVYGLPFREEDKGKRVLSNFKKNDSEGFHVAMVHGSFKGLPFGEENYCPIYPEDIRDSHLDYVALGHYHNQKDCSEDIIKAAYPGTPDRLTFNELEQRSVQLVTFGMRGTERQSILLKTRPYKSISPSPAELQGDLSKLTLAIKNLADSTLCLRVIIKGLVEAGSEINTRLLTDQMKDLFYYLQIDDKTESLITEDLKAERSIRGSFVRKMEGLIKNPTLPEEERRVAKEALKLGLVALKSRRG is encoded by the coding sequence TTGCTACCACAACTAAAGGTTCTTCATACGGCTGATCTTCATTTAGATTATCTTTTTGAGAGTTTTCCACCTGAGAAGAGGACTGAACGTCGGGCCGAACTTCTAACTACCTTCAGCCAAATCGTTGACATAGCTCTGGCCGAAGAAGTAGCAGCCGTCTTTATTTCAGGGGATCTATTTCACACTGAAACACCATCCAGGGAGACCATCGCTGCTGTAACAGCCGACCTTGCCAGACTGGCCCAAAAACGGATTAACTGCCTCATTATCCCTGGCAATCACGACCCCCTTAGGCCGGGTTCTATCTATCACTGGGCCGCTTTTCCGGATAATACTTATGTGTTTAAATCAGAGGAATTTGAGGCCTACACCCAGATCGCTGATTTAGTTGTCTATGGGTTGCCTTTTCGGGAGGAAGATAAAGGAAAACGAGTTTTAAGCAATTTCAAGAAAAATGACTCAGAGGGCTTCCATGTAGCTATGGTCCATGGCTCCTTTAAAGGGCTTCCCTTTGGAGAGGAAAATTACTGTCCCATTTATCCGGAGGACATCAGAGACAGTCACCTTGATTATGTGGCCCTGGGACATTATCATAATCAGAAGGACTGTTCAGAGGATATTATTAAGGCAGCCTATCCTGGCACCCCTGACAGGCTCACCTTTAATGAATTAGAACAACGATCAGTGCAACTTGTCACCTTTGGGATGAGGGGCACAGAGCGGCAATCCATCCTTCTGAAGACTCGCCCATATAAATCGATTTCCCCCTCCCCTGCAGAATTACAAGGTGATCTGAGTAAACTTACGCTGGCCATTAAAAACCTGGCTGATTCGACTCTTTGTCTAAGGGTTATTATCAAAGGTCTTGTCGAGGCTGGTTCTGAAATCAATACGCGGTTATTAACAGATCAAATGAAGGATCTTTTCTACTATCTTCAGATAGATGATAAGACCGAATCTTTAATCACCGAAGACCTAAAGGCAGAACGAAGTATTAGGGGGAGCTTTGTCCGGAAAATGGAAGGACTTATCAAAAATCCAACCTTGCCTGAAGAGGAAAGAAGGGTAGCCAAAGAGGCCCTGAAACTGGGGCTGGTTGCCCTGAAAAGCAGACGAGGTTAG